The following coding sequences are from one Caminibacter pacificus window:
- a CDS encoding 2,3,4,5-tetrahydropyridine-2,6-carboxylate N-succinyltransferase, whose amino-acid sequence MFEKLVESIDKYKKPLAFGIARVDLGQLNHDKVLQATYPVINWNENFGSAAVFIRSLIETGVEVDFEDSEFVAPVTKEFVDTALNYFGEELVAEAVGDKHKNIQVLKVLKDIFDEEEYDNYRICFIFEDTNPKSVESVYLKLYALSQRKVPLRSINLNGAFGVLHNCAWVGNVPIELDYLRANEIELKLKDAYPEVEYVDKFPRFLSHVIPDDNIRILDSSKVRFGAQLAPGTTVMPGASYINFNAGTEGPVMVEGRISSSAVVKEGADVGGGASILGVLSGTNGNPITIGRNTLLGANSVTGIPLGDGCIVDAGIAVLEGTKIWISEDEFEKIKEVNPEWNAEYKEYFKGLELAGLNGIHYRFDTTKGKMVAFRSRREVKLNEELH is encoded by the coding sequence ATGTTTGAAAAACTTGTAGAAAGTATCGATAAATACAAGAAACCTTTGGCTTTTGGTATTGCAAGAGTGGATTTAGGACAACTGAATCATGACAAAGTGCTTCAAGCTACGTATCCGGTTATTAATTGGAACGAAAACTTCGGAAGCGCTGCTGTTTTTATAAGAAGTTTGATTGAAACCGGTGTTGAGGTTGATTTTGAGGATAGCGAATTTGTGGCACCGGTTACGAAAGAATTCGTAGATACGGCGCTAAACTACTTCGGAGAAGAGCTTGTTGCCGAGGCAGTGGGAGATAAACATAAAAATATTCAAGTTTTAAAAGTTTTAAAAGATATTTTTGACGAAGAAGAGTATGATAATTATAGAATTTGTTTTATTTTTGAAGATACGAATCCGAAAAGCGTTGAGAGTGTTTATTTGAAATTATACGCTCTATCTCAAAGAAAAGTTCCACTAAGAAGTATCAATCTAAACGGGGCTTTCGGAGTTCTTCATAATTGTGCTTGGGTCGGAAACGTTCCGATTGAGCTTGATTATCTAAGAGCGAACGAAATCGAGCTAAAACTAAAAGACGCTTATCCTGAAGTTGAATACGTTGATAAATTCCCAAGATTCCTATCTCATGTAATTCCTGATGATAATATCAGAATTCTTGACAGCTCAAAAGTTAGATTCGGAGCTCAACTTGCACCTGGAACTACCGTAATGCCAGGAGCGAGCTATATTAACTTCAACGCAGGTACCGAAGGTCCTGTAATGGTTGAGGGTAGAATTTCTTCAAGTGCGGTTGTAAAAGAAGGTGCCGATGTAGGTGGAGGAGCTTCTATTTTAGGTGTGCTTAGCGGTACGAACGGAAATCCTATTACTATCGGAAGAAATACTTTACTCGGTGCGAATAGTGTAACTGGAATCCCTCTTGGAGACGGATGTATTGTAGATGCCGGAATTGCGGTACTTGAAGGTACTAAAATTTGGATTAGCGAAGACGAATTCGAAAAAATCAAAGAAGTTAATCCTGAGTGGAATGCGGAATACAAAGAGTATTTCAAAGGCTTGGAACTTGCAGGACTTAACGGAATCCATTACAGATTCGACACTACAAAAGGCAAAATGGTTGCGTTTAGAAGTAGAAGAGAAGTGAAGCTAAACGAGGAGCTTCACTAA
- the rpmB gene encoding 50S ribosomal protein L28: protein MARKCEICGKGPQFGNRVSHSNRKTRHKFNPNIQQVRIEINGVRRRIKICTSCLKSLKKSV from the coding sequence ATGGCAAGAAAATGTGAAATCTGTGGTAAAGGTCCTCAATTTGGTAACAGAGTGAGCCACTCAAACAGAAAAACAAGACATAAATTCAACCCTAACATTCAACAAGTAAGAATTGAAATTAACGGGGTAAGAAGAAGAATCAAAATCTGTACAAGCTGTCTAAAAAGCTTGAAAAAATCTGTATAA
- the galU gene encoding UTP--glucose-1-phosphate uridylyltransferase GalU, with product MIKKALFPAAGYGTRFLPATKSVPKEMLPVVNKPLIHYGIKECMNAGIFEIGFVTGRSKRAIEDYLDHNPELENQIEGSSKEGLLQEVNEMIEKCTFTYVRQRKMLGLGHAVLTGEPLIGNNPFAVVLADDLCEGDVLSQMVKLYNKFKCTIVALEEVPKEEVNKYGIVAGKEIEEGILMIEDMVEKPDIDKAPSNLAIIGRYILTPDIFDLLRETKPGKGGEIQLTDALLRQAKEGMVIGYKFKGRRFDCGSVRGFIEATNYFYEKDFGGN from the coding sequence ATGATAAAAAAAGCACTATTTCCGGCTGCCGGTTACGGGACAAGATTCTTGCCCGCTACTAAGTCAGTACCAAAAGAGATGTTGCCTGTGGTAAATAAACCTTTGATTCATTACGGTATAAAAGAGTGTATGAACGCCGGAATTTTTGAAATAGGATTTGTGACAGGAAGAAGCAAAAGAGCGATTGAAGATTATTTGGATCATAATCCGGAGCTTGAAAATCAGATTGAAGGCTCTTCAAAAGAGGGATTATTGCAAGAAGTAAACGAAATGATAGAAAAATGTACTTTTACTTATGTAAGACAAAGAAAAATGTTAGGACTCGGACATGCGGTATTAACGGGAGAGCCGCTTATCGGCAACAATCCTTTTGCGGTAGTGCTTGCCGATGATTTGTGCGAGGGTGACGTATTATCACAAATGGTGAAACTATATAATAAATTCAAATGTACAATCGTGGCTCTTGAAGAAGTTCCGAAAGAAGAAGTTAACAAATACGGAATCGTAGCCGGAAAGGAGATTGAAGAGGGGATATTGATGATAGAAGATATGGTTGAAAAACCTGATATCGACAAAGCCCCGAGTAATTTGGCTATTATAGGAAGATATATTTTAACTCCGGATATTTTTGACTTATTAAGAGAAACAAAACCCGGAAAAGGCGGTGAAATTCAGCTAACCGACGCACTTTTAAGACAAGCAAAAGAGGGAATGGTAATAGGTTATAAATTTAAAGGTAGAAGATTTGATTGCGGTAGTGTAAGAGGATTTATTGAAGCTACTAACTATTTTTATGAAAAAGATTTTGGGGGTAATTGA
- the glmS gene encoding glutamine--fructose-6-phosphate transaminase (isomerizing) codes for MCGIVGCIGIENVVDYLIEGLKELEYRGYDSAGIAVLDNGELKTIKAVGKIKNLEDKISKVKLNKPSVGIAHTRWATHGKPTEINAHPHRGEFSAVVHNGIIENYQEIKKFLQKEGVNFLSQTDTEVIVKLFEYYYNGDEVEAFQKTLEKLDGAYAILLISEKFPKKILFAKKGSPLIVAKNENKIYFASSDAPLIGHATTAHYLEDDEWGWVDEEIHIFKGHEKLSPRFKDLPNNKESAKKSGFRFYMEKEIYEQYDVLKENTLGRNTEYGIHFEELDREFFEGINNIIISACGTSYHAGLVGKYLLERDAKIRTNVEVASELRYREPLLTKDTLFVVISQSGETADTLETLKMAKKAGLKTLALCNVDNSSIVREADRTILLRAGIEKGVASTKAFATQVMTLWMLSNYLAKKNEYHIINEAIEVTKVDATLHEKIKRLSKRYLHGHGFFYIGRDIFFPLALEGALKLKEISYIHAEGYPAGEMKHGPIALADPDLYVVALLSKNILFEKTKSNIEELVARDATVLTISSEYIEMTDDFVKINDTSHPMVEFFEMMVVTQLLAMEVAIRMGNDVDMPRNLAKSVTVE; via the coding sequence ATGTGCGGGATCGTAGGATGTATAGGGATTGAAAACGTTGTTGATTATTTGATTGAGGGATTAAAAGAGCTCGAATATAGAGGATATGATAGTGCGGGGATTGCAGTACTTGATAACGGAGAGTTAAAAACTATAAAAGCCGTAGGTAAAATTAAAAACTTAGAAGATAAAATTTCCAAAGTAAAACTTAATAAGCCGAGTGTCGGAATAGCTCATACAAGATGGGCGACTCACGGCAAACCTACGGAAATAAACGCTCACCCGCATAGAGGAGAATTTTCGGCTGTAGTACATAACGGGATTATTGAAAACTATCAGGAAATTAAGAAGTTTTTGCAAAAAGAAGGTGTAAACTTTTTGTCTCAAACCGATACCGAAGTGATTGTTAAACTTTTTGAATATTATTATAACGGCGATGAGGTGGAAGCTTTTCAAAAAACTTTAGAAAAGCTCGACGGGGCTTATGCGATTCTTTTGATTAGCGAAAAATTTCCTAAGAAAATTCTTTTTGCAAAAAAAGGTTCTCCTTTAATCGTTGCAAAAAACGAGAATAAAATTTATTTCGCTTCGTCGGACGCTCCTTTGATAGGTCATGCTACTACTGCTCATTATTTGGAAGATGACGAGTGGGGTTGGGTGGATGAAGAGATTCATATTTTTAAAGGACATGAAAAATTATCCCCTCGTTTTAAAGATTTGCCTAATAATAAAGAGTCCGCTAAAAAAAGCGGATTTAGATTTTATATGGAAAAAGAGATATACGAACAATATGACGTATTAAAAGAGAATACTTTAGGAAGAAATACGGAATACGGAATTCATTTTGAAGAACTTGATAGGGAATTTTTCGAAGGAATTAATAATATTATAATTTCCGCTTGCGGTACGAGTTATCATGCCGGGCTTGTAGGAAAATATCTGCTTGAGAGAGATGCTAAAATAAGAACGAACGTAGAAGTTGCGAGCGAGCTTAGATATCGTGAGCCGCTTTTGACAAAAGACACTCTTTTTGTAGTTATTTCTCAAAGCGGTGAGACGGCGGATACTCTTGAAACTCTTAAAATGGCTAAAAAAGCCGGATTAAAAACTCTTGCGCTTTGTAATGTCGATAACTCTTCTATAGTTAGAGAAGCGGATAGAACGATATTGCTTAGAGCCGGAATAGAAAAAGGTGTGGCTTCGACAAAAGCTTTTGCAACTCAAGTGATGACATTGTGGATGCTTAGTAACTATCTTGCTAAGAAAAACGAATATCATATCATCAATGAAGCGATCGAAGTTACTAAAGTAGATGCCACATTGCATGAAAAAATCAAAAGATTATCAAAAAGATATCTTCACGGACACGGATTTTTCTATATCGGACGTGATATATTTTTCCCGCTTGCGCTTGAGGGAGCTTTGAAACTAAAAGAGATAAGCTATATTCATGCCGAAGGATATCCGGCAGGTGAGATGAAACACGGACCTATCGCTCTTGCGGACCCTGATTTGTATGTTGTTGCGCTTCTTAGTAAAAATATTCTTTTTGAGAAGACGAAATCAAATATCGAAGAGCTCGTAGCAAGAGATGCGACGGTGCTTACGATTTCGAGCGAATATATCGAAATGACGGACGATTTCGTAAAAATAAACGATACCTCTCATCCTATGGTGGAATTTTTTGAAATGATGGTTGTAACACAGCTACTTGCTATGGAAGTTGCTATTAGAATGGGTAATGATGTCGATATGCCAAGAAACTTGGCTAAATCCGTAACCGTTGAATAG
- a CDS encoding KpsF/GutQ family sugar-phosphate isomerase: MDFRKIAREVLDIEADALLKADVSGIEKAVEIAYNTKGKLIVTGVGKSGLIGSKIAATLASTGTPSFFIHPTEALHGDLGMITKDDSVLAISYSGESEELIKILPHIKRFEVPLIAMTGRMDSTLARYADVVLNIHVDKEACPLNVAPTSSTTLTLAMGDALAVCLMKKRNFTKEDFASFHPGGSLGKKLFVKVKDLMKEEFPVVDEDVSLKDAIIKMTEGKLGHVLFLDNGKVKAILSDGDLRRAMMSENFDLNKKAIEFATLNPKTINKEMLASDALAFMEDNKIQFLPVIDNNGNVVGVIHIHHLVEAGIK, translated from the coding sequence GTGGATTTTAGAAAAATTGCAAGGGAAGTTCTTGATATCGAAGCCGACGCTTTATTAAAAGCTGACGTTAGCGGAATCGAAAAAGCTGTGGAGATAGCTTATAACACCAAAGGCAAATTAATAGTAACGGGTGTAGGAAAATCCGGGCTTATCGGAAGTAAAATAGCCGCAACGCTCGCAAGTACGGGAACTCCGAGCTTTTTTATACATCCCACAGAAGCGCTTCACGGGGATTTGGGGATGATAACAAAAGACGACAGCGTGCTTGCTATCAGTTATAGCGGTGAGAGTGAAGAGCTTATAAAGATTTTGCCTCATATTAAGAGATTCGAAGTGCCTTTGATAGCGATGACTGGGCGTATGGATTCCACTCTTGCGAGATATGCGGATGTGGTATTGAATATTCATGTAGATAAAGAGGCGTGTCCACTAAACGTGGCGCCTACGAGTTCTACCACTTTAACCCTTGCAATGGGAGACGCTTTAGCCGTTTGTCTTATGAAAAAAAGAAATTTTACAAAAGAAGATTTCGCATCTTTTCATCCGGGCGGTTCTCTTGGTAAAAAACTTTTCGTAAAAGTTAAAGATTTGATGAAAGAAGAGTTTCCGGTTGTGGATGAGGATGTGAGTTTGAAAGATGCGATTATAAAAATGACCGAAGGTAAACTCGGACACGTATTGTTTTTGGATAACGGAAAAGTAAAAGCGATTCTTAGTGACGGGGATTTAAGAAGAGCTATGATGAGCGAAAATTTCGATTTGAATAAAAAAGCGATAGAGTTTGCGACTCTTAATCCGAAAACGATAAATAAAGAGATGCTCGCAAGTGACGCACTTGCGTTTATGGAAGACAATAAAATTCAGTTTTTGCCTGTGATTGATAATAACGGAAACGTTGTGGGTGTTATTCATATTCATCATTTGGTAGAAGCGGGTATAAAATAA
- a CDS encoding cation:proton antiporter translates to MVSPLIIVIALLFIALSFNIPFARLKIPPIIGYIFTGIIISNIFSLDKHTIEVVAELGIVFLMFMIGLEFSPEKLKSMKKEVFGFGFAEMTIVSGIFGLVFYWFFNIDIRIALIIGSAIALSSTAIVLKLLNESREISKPYGRIALGILLFQDIAVIPILIAISIIVNKDADLTQLILKTLGGFAALGVFIYIYGKFIAPFVISHATKTKSDEIFMATVLLVVLVAAEIAHFFGLSYSLGAFLAGMILSETKYKYQIEADLVPFRDLLLGIFFVSVGLMVNINFVIHNIFSILLMTVAFMLSKAGIIYLMLKFFVKHNRIAIKTAFILSQIGEFAFVIFALLGKYNLVESDLLQKLVVVVVISMILTPFILRYIYKIADIFDKEVQNFEEFELKPAEVAGHIILIGYDKIGQRVARKLTRAGIPYVAIDKQIELVKQGLKNGDNVIFGNAANKRVLESLNVKDASAVIITTLNEEHTHLITENILAINPNLNVIVLTDDEIEKEFYKNHNVYVVDKSKELAEKLISLALRCELRKEKG, encoded by the coding sequence ATGGTTAGTCCTTTGATAATCGTTATTGCGCTTTTGTTTATCGCATTAAGTTTTAACATCCCTTTTGCAAGACTTAAAATTCCTCCGATTATCGGATATATATTTACCGGGATTATCATTTCCAATATTTTTAGTCTTGATAAGCATACTATCGAAGTAGTAGCTGAGCTTGGTATAGTGTTTTTGATGTTTATGATCGGGCTTGAGTTTTCTCCTGAGAAACTCAAATCGATGAAAAAAGAGGTTTTCGGGTTCGGTTTTGCCGAAATGACAATAGTTAGCGGAATTTTCGGACTTGTTTTTTATTGGTTTTTTAATATCGATATAAGAATCGCTCTTATTATAGGTTCTGCTATTGCGCTAAGTTCAACGGCGATAGTACTAAAACTATTAAACGAAAGCAGAGAAATCTCAAAGCCTTACGGAAGAATCGCTCTTGGGATTTTGCTTTTTCAAGATATTGCGGTTATTCCTATATTAATTGCGATTTCGATTATCGTAAATAAAGATGCCGATTTAACCCAGCTTATTTTAAAAACATTAGGAGGCTTTGCGGCACTTGGTGTTTTTATTTATATTTACGGGAAGTTTATAGCGCCTTTTGTAATTTCTCACGCTACAAAAACGAAATCGGATGAAATTTTTATGGCTACCGTTCTTTTAGTGGTGCTTGTGGCTGCTGAAATCGCACACTTTTTCGGGCTTAGTTATTCTCTTGGAGCGTTTCTTGCGGGTATGATTTTAAGTGAGACGAAATATAAATACCAAATCGAAGCCGACCTGGTACCTTTTAGAGATTTATTATTAGGTATCTTTTTCGTATCTGTCGGGCTTATGGTGAATATTAATTTCGTAATTCACAATATTTTTTCTATTCTTTTGATGACGGTAGCGTTTATGCTCTCGAAAGCCGGGATTATATATTTGATGCTTAAATTTTTCGTAAAACATAATCGTATAGCTATTAAAACTGCGTTTATTCTTTCGCAAATCGGGGAATTTGCGTTTGTTATTTTCGCGCTGCTCGGAAAATATAATTTGGTTGAGAGCGATTTGTTACAAAAACTTGTAGTTGTTGTAGTTATTTCTATGATTTTGACTCCGTTTATTTTGAGATATATTTATAAAATCGCAGATATTTTTGACAAAGAAGTTCAAAATTTCGAAGAGTTCGAATTAAAACCTGCCGAAGTTGCGGGGCATATTATATTGATCGGTTATGACAAAATAGGTCAAAGAGTAGCGAGAAAACTAACTCGTGCCGGGATTCCTTATGTAGCGATAGATAAACAAATCGAGCTTGTAAAACAGGGACTTAAAAACGGAGATAATGTTATTTTCGGTAACGCTGCGAATAAAAGAGTTCTTGAGAGTCTTAATGTTAAGGATGCGAGTGCTGTTATAATTACGACTTTAAATGAAGAACATACTCATTTGATAACCGAGAATATTTTGGCGATTAACCCGAATTTGAACGTAATAGTTTTAACCGATGACGAGATAGAAAAAGAGTTTTATAAAAATCATAATGTTTATGTTGTGGATAAAAGTAAAGAATTAGCGGAAAAACTAATAAGCTTAGCACTGAGATGTGAACTGAGAAAGGAGAAAGGATGA
- the acnB gene encoding bifunctional aconitate hydratase 2/2-methylisocitrate dehydratase, whose protein sequence is MSFIEEYKKHTEERAKLGIPPLPLTAKQAAELVELLKMVPIPEEEYLMDLFLNHINPGVDEAAYVKAAFLNDIVQGKTSSPAISPKRAVQILGTMLGGYNVKPLIDALSHKDEEIAQEAANQLKNILLVYDAFHDVEDLAKAGNKYAQEVLESWANAEWFTTKPKLPESIKAVVFKVPGETNTDDLSPASEAFTRSDIPLHALSMLKAKMPNALETIEELKKTGHPVAFVGDVVGTGSSRKSAANSVIWHIGEEIPYVPNKKRGGIVIGGVIAPIFFNTLEDAGALPIQAPVDKLETGDIIEIRPYEGKILKNGEVVSEFELKPNTLPDEVQAGGRVPLIIGKNLTKKARESLKMEPETDIFIRPEQPADKEGVGYTLAQKIIGKACGMEGVRPGMYVEPTVATVGSQDTTGAMTRDEIKELAALGFNADLVMQSFCHTAAYPKPADIELHHTLPAFITSRGGVALRPGDGVIHSWLNRMILPDTLGTGGDSHTRFPIGISFPAGSGLVAFAAVTGSMPLNVPESVLVRFKGELQPGITLRDLVNAIPYFAIKQGLLTVEKKNKKNIFNGRILEIEGDIIRNLTVEQAFELADASAERSAAACTVDVSEEQVAEYLKSNIKMLEAMIEAGYEDKRTIQRRIDKMKEWLDNPKLLRRDENAEYAAVIEIDLNEITEPIVACPNDPDDVATISEVLADPNRPHKIDEVFLGSCMTNIGHYRAAGEILKGEGQVPVRLWIAPPTKMDKEQLTEEGYYAIFGQAGARIEIPGCSLCMGNQARVADYANVFSTSTRNFDNRMGKGAKVYLGSAELAAVTALLGRIPTKEEYLEIIEKKLAGKEDKVYKYLYFHQMPEDYVKKMLSLTLQ, encoded by the coding sequence ATGAGCTTTATTGAAGAGTATAAAAAACATACTGAAGAAAGAGCGAAACTTGGAATTCCTCCGCTACCTCTAACAGCAAAACAAGCGGCGGAACTTGTAGAACTTCTAAAAATGGTTCCTATTCCTGAAGAAGAATATTTAATGGACCTTTTCTTAAATCATATTAACCCTGGTGTTGACGAAGCGGCATACGTAAAAGCTGCATTTTTAAACGACATCGTTCAAGGAAAAACAAGCTCACCTGCCATTTCTCCTAAAAGAGCGGTACAAATCTTAGGTACTATGCTTGGAGGGTACAACGTAAAACCTCTAATCGACGCACTAAGCCACAAAGACGAAGAAATCGCACAAGAAGCGGCAAATCAACTTAAAAACATCCTACTTGTATATGATGCATTCCATGATGTAGAAGATTTGGCAAAAGCAGGAAACAAATACGCTCAAGAAGTACTTGAAAGCTGGGCGAATGCCGAGTGGTTCACAACAAAACCTAAACTTCCTGAAAGCATTAAAGCGGTAGTATTCAAAGTACCTGGTGAAACAAACACTGACGACCTTTCACCGGCAAGCGAAGCGTTTACAAGAAGCGATATTCCTCTACATGCATTAAGTATGCTAAAAGCAAAAATGCCGAACGCTCTTGAAACTATCGAAGAGCTTAAAAAAACAGGTCATCCTGTAGCGTTCGTAGGTGACGTTGTAGGTACGGGAAGTTCGAGAAAATCTGCGGCAAACTCTGTAATTTGGCATATCGGAGAAGAAATCCCTTACGTTCCTAACAAAAAAAGAGGCGGAATCGTTATCGGTGGCGTTATCGCACCTATTTTCTTCAATACTCTTGAAGACGCGGGAGCACTTCCTATTCAAGCACCGGTAGACAAACTTGAAACGGGAGATATCATCGAAATCAGACCTTATGAAGGTAAAATCCTTAAAAACGGCGAAGTTGTAAGCGAATTCGAACTAAAACCAAATACTCTTCCTGATGAAGTACAAGCAGGCGGTAGGGTTCCTTTAATCATCGGTAAAAACTTAACTAAAAAAGCAAGAGAATCCCTAAAAATGGAACCTGAAACTGATATCTTCATCAGACCTGAACAACCGGCTGACAAAGAAGGCGTAGGATATACGCTCGCTCAAAAAATTATCGGTAAAGCGTGCGGAATGGAAGGTGTAAGACCTGGTATGTACGTCGAGCCGACTGTTGCTACGGTAGGTAGCCAAGATACTACGGGTGCGATGACAAGAGACGAGATTAAAGAACTTGCGGCTCTCGGATTCAACGCGGACCTTGTAATGCAAAGTTTCTGTCATACGGCTGCATATCCGAAACCTGCTGATATCGAGCTACATCACACATTACCTGCGTTTATTACAAGTAGAGGCGGTGTAGCGCTAAGACCTGGAGATGGTGTTATCCACTCTTGGCTAAACAGAATGATTTTACCTGATACTTTAGGAACTGGTGGAGATAGTCATACAAGATTCCCTATCGGTATTTCGTTCCCGGCTGGTTCAGGACTTGTAGCATTTGCGGCAGTTACGGGAAGTATGCCACTAAACGTACCTGAAAGCGTACTTGTAAGATTCAAAGGTGAGCTTCAACCTGGAATCACTCTAAGAGACCTTGTTAATGCAATTCCTTATTTTGCAATCAAACAAGGACTACTTACAGTTGAAAAGAAAAATAAAAAGAACATCTTCAACGGAAGAATCCTTGAAATTGAAGGTGATATTATTAGAAACCTTACTGTAGAACAAGCATTCGAACTTGCAGACGCATCTGCTGAGAGAAGTGCGGCGGCATGTACTGTTGATGTTAGCGAAGAGCAAGTTGCGGAATATCTAAAATCAAACATCAAAATGCTTGAAGCAATGATTGAAGCGGGATATGAAGATAAAAGAACTATTCAAAGAAGAATCGACAAAATGAAAGAATGGCTCGACAATCCTAAACTTCTAAGAAGAGACGAAAACGCAGAATACGCTGCGGTTATCGAAATCGACCTAAACGAAATTACAGAGCCTATCGTTGCGTGTCCTAACGACCCTGATGACGTTGCGACAATCAGCGAAGTATTAGCAGACCCTAACAGACCTCATAAAATTGACGAAGTGTTCCTTGGAAGCTGTATGACAAACATCGGTCACTATAGAGCGGCTGGTGAGATTCTAAAAGGTGAAGGACAAGTGCCTGTAAGACTATGGATTGCACCTCCTACAAAAATGGATAAAGAACAACTAACAGAAGAAGGATACTATGCAATCTTCGGTCAAGCGGGTGCGAGAATCGAGATTCCTGGATGTTCGCTTTGTATGGGTAACCAAGCAAGAGTTGCGGACTATGCAAACGTATTCTCAACTTCTACAAGAAACTTTGATAACAGAATGGGTAAAGGTGCGAAAGTTTACCTTGGAAGTGCGGAACTTGCAGCGGTAACTGCTCTTCTTGGTAGAATCCCTACAAAAGAAGAGTATCTTGAAATTATCGAGAAAAAACTTGCAGGAAAAGAAGACAAAGTTTACAAATACCTATACTTCCATCAAATGCCGGAAGATTACGTGAAAAAAATGCTTTCACTAACTCTTCAATAA
- a CDS encoding secondary thiamine-phosphate synthase enzyme YjbQ: protein MTKLRYKTNYKSEVIDITNDIKEAVIKSGVKNGMAVVFCPHSTASVIIFEKSDTTLKRDLLKTLSEIVPDKEYHHSNAKAHLKAAFLRSNLSLIVDNGSVVLGEWQGIYLVEFDGPRDRDVLVKVVNG from the coding sequence ATGACAAAGCTTAGATACAAAACGAATTATAAATCGGAAGTTATAGACATTACCAACGATATTAAAGAAGCTGTGATAAAAAGCGGAGTAAAAAACGGAATGGCGGTGGTTTTTTGTCCTCATTCGACGGCAAGCGTTATAATTTTCGAAAAAAGCGATACTACTTTAAAAAGAGATTTGTTAAAAACTTTATCTGAGATTGTACCTGATAAGGAGTATCATCACTCAAACGCAAAAGCTCACTTAAAAGCTGCGTTTTTAAGAAGCAATCTCTCTTTAATCGTTGATAACGGTTCTGTAGTTTTAGGAGAGTGGCAAGGAATTTATTTGGTTGAGTTCGACGGACCAAGAGATAGAGATGTTTTGGTGAAGGTTGTTAATGGTTAG
- a CDS encoding pseudouridine synthase: MRLNKFISHHTTYSRREADRLIFEGKVKVNGKIVTNPAYDVQTGDKVAVNGRPVKKSTKYTCIVYNKPRGELVTKKDPKGRKTIYDSLPKKYKHFIPVGRLDFASEGLLILTDSPKVADALMNSDLPRVYKLRIKGDITPEMEAAMQEGVEVGSEGAHEKNTQEKIKLKPFLNYQIIKNSPKYSTIKVAIGEGKNRELRRFFAHFGRDVLDLKRLSYGWVSLNALPTGKTRYFDKREYKLLKEFLQKEKNDKA; encoded by the coding sequence TTGAGGTTAAATAAATTTATAAGTCATCACACTACGTATTCAAGAAGAGAAGCTGATAGACTTATATTCGAAGGAAAAGTAAAAGTAAACGGAAAAATAGTTACTAATCCCGCATACGACGTGCAAACGGGAGATAAAGTAGCCGTAAACGGAAGACCCGTTAAAAAAAGCACCAAATATACTTGTATCGTTTATAACAAACCAAGAGGGGAGCTTGTTACGAAAAAAGACCCTAAAGGCAGAAAAACCATTTATGATTCGCTGCCGAAAAAATATAAACATTTCATACCTGTTGGAAGGCTCGATTTTGCGAGTGAGGGGCTTTTGATTTTGACCGACTCGCCAAAAGTTGCCGATGCGTTGATGAATTCGGATTTGCCGCGTGTTTATAAGCTTAGAATAAAAGGAGATATCACTCCTGAAATGGAAGCGGCAATGCAAGAGGGGGTTGAAGTCGGAAGCGAAGGCGCTCATGAAAAAAATACACAAGAAAAAATTAAGCTAAAGCCGTTTTTGAATTATCAGATTATAAAAAATTCACCAAAATATTCGACTATAAAAGTTGCTATAGGTGAGGGTAAAAATAGAGAGCTTAGAAGGTTTTTCGCACATTTCGGAAGAGACGTTTTGGATTTGAAAAGACTCTCTTACGGATGGGTTAGTTTAAATGCTCTACCTACCGGAAAAACGAGATATTTCGACAAAAGAGAATATAAACTTCTAAAAGAATTTTTACAAAAGGAGAAAAATGACAAAGCTTAG